In one window of Microplitis demolitor isolate Queensland-Clemson2020A chromosome 4, iyMicDemo2.1a, whole genome shotgun sequence DNA:
- the LOC103576393 gene encoding PI-PLC X domain-containing protein 2, whose translation MDIHDPDNEFSSSQIILFYSPLDSELIRGQIVIYWYIQNYIENDTLALYYGHPDLNEIQPIFEHKPDKKSGVIKTGIPPTRAYYSLDLSYVEQCTGYYGTWLRNDSVKKISCLSTHPDWMSKHKHVLKYMTIGNLFIPGTHNSGSYSEELPPTILQRYTVTQDRSILDQLISGARYLDIRPCIYDNKYWVCHGTFPMQPFDKIIQDIKDFMGHTDEIVIDSQAPKIMKHL comes from the exons ATGGACATACATGATCCTGACAACGAATTTTCTTCatctcaaattattttattttactcgcCACTGGATAGTGAATTAATAAGAGGCCAGATTGTCATTTATTGGtacattcaaaattatattgaaaacGACACATTGGCTCTGTATTACGGTCACCCAGATTTGAATGAAATACAACCGATTTTTGAGCACAAGCCGGATAAAAAAAGTGGTGTCATAAAAACAGGAATTCCACCTACGCGAGCATACTATTCATTAGATTTGAGTTACGTCGAACAGTGTAcag GATATTACGGAACTTGGTTAAGAAACgattcagttaaaaaaatatcttgttTATCAACGCATCCTGACTGGATGAGCAAGCACAAACATGTTCTCAAATATATGACcattggaaatttatttataccgGGAACTCATAATTCAGGATCATACAGCGAAGAATTACCTCCAACAATCCTCCAAAGATACACAGTAacacaa gaCAGAAGTATCTTGGACCAACTGATCTCCGGGGCTCGATATTTGGACATAAGACCCTGCatttatgacaataaataCTGGGTTTGTCACGGTACATTTCCAATGCAAccttttgataaaataatccaAGATATTAAAGATTTTATGGGACACACAGATGAAATAGTCATT GATTCACAAGCGCCCAAGATCATGAAACATTTATAG